The genomic segment GAATGGTTGTAGGTATAGGTACACCTCCCTTGAACAATGTGCCTAAATCAGCTTTAGGATGTACTATTGATTCATCCATGTCAGTTTGGACTCAAGATTTAACAGGTAAAATTGCTGTTGTTTACAGAGGTGATTGTCAGTTTGGTCAAAAAGCATGGAGTGCACAAATTAGAGGTGCAATTGGTGTAATTATTATTAACCATACTGGTGATGCAGTTGGAATGGCTGGAGGTACTTATGGTACAGCAGTTACAATTCCAGTTGTACAAATTGGAAGGGTTGCTGGGGATGACTTGTATTTAGCATTAAACTCTTGTGCTCCAGGTTCAGTAACTGCATTTATTGGTTCTAAAGTTGGAATTTTTAATGACGATATGGGTTCAAGTATTGCTGATATTGTAATGCCAGAAGCTTCTGCCATCCCTGGTGATTTAGCAGTTCCTGCGGCATTAGATTTAGGGTTTTTTGCATTTAACTATGGTGTTAATGCTCAAAATGGTGTTACTGCTACTGTTACAATTAAACAAGATGGTAATACAATTCACACAAACACTTCAGCACCATTAAACTTTGTTGCGCCTGCTGGAACAGTTATTGATACTCAATATTTTGATTTAGGTCAATTTACATTGCCAAATACTGCAAATGGTGTAACCGTTGATGTAGCTACTTATGAGTTTACTTATACGTTAAATATCGCTGGTACAGATGAAGATCCTGCTGATAACATGTTTGTGTTTAACCATAGAGTAACAAATAATGAGGATATTTATGCAAAATCAACAACTAATGCAGCTGGTATCCCTGTTCATTCTACTGCTTACTCTTTAAACGAAACAACTACTCAATATGATGACTGGGAAGCTTGTATTTTATATCGTGGTCCATTTACAGGAACTGTAACAGGTATGTATTTTACAGGGTTACCTGTAGGTACTGATATTGATTTTGAAGTAGTTGAAATTAGAGCTTATGAGTGGAACGAAACAGGTTATACTGATTTAAGTTCTCCAACAGCTCCAACATTTTCTCCATTAAATCAGGTTGCAAGTGGAACTTATTTCTGGGATCATACTTCAAACGGAAACTTAGAAGGACAAATGGTTTTCCAAGCGTTTGATACTCCATTAGATTTAGCTACAACAGCTTCTGTTAATGGTATTATGTTTTGTGTATACAATGCATCAGATTCTGTAAGAATTGGTTTTGATACCAAAGTAGATTATTTTGCTACTGTAAATAATTACTTACAACCAATTTCTCCAGTTAAAACTTTACCAAATGGTGCTGCTGCTACTTGGTACGCTGCTGGTTTTGGTTATGATGCAACTGCTGCAATTGCTGCTGTATTTGATCTCGCTACTTCAGTTAAAGATGAAGTTTCTTCAAGTGTTTCAGCTACTCCTTATCCTAACCCTGCTGCTAACTTATTAAGAG from the Flavobacteriales bacterium genome contains:
- a CDS encoding T9SS type A sorting domain-containing protein; protein product: MKKITLFMGLVLATTMGFSQVVVKLTSVPCNTGLEGTYPFEYAGELDGSSTDWGLPNIFDGNNAVSGPLEMVQDTATGMVVGIGTPPLNNVPKSALGCTIDSSMSVWTQDLTGKIAVVYRGDCQFGQKAWSAQIRGAIGVIIINHTGDAVGMAGGTYGTAVTIPVVQIGRVAGDDLYLALNSCAPGSVTAFIGSKVGIFNDDMGSSIADIVMPEASAIPGDLAVPAALDLGFFAFNYGVNAQNGVTATVTIKQDGNTIHTNTSAPLNFVAPAGTVIDTQYFDLGQFTLPNTANGVTVDVATYEFTYTLNIAGTDEDPADNMFVFNHRVTNNEDIYAKSTTNAAGIPVHSTAYSLNETTTQYDDWEACILYRGPFTGTVTGMYFTGLPVGTDIDFEVVEIRAYEWNETGYTDLSSPTAPTFSPLNQVASGTYFWDHTSNGNLEGQMVFQAFDTPLDLATTASVNGIMFCVYNASDSVRIGFDTKVDYFATVNNYLQPISPVKTLPNGAAATWYAAGFGYDATAAIAAVFDLATSVKDEVSSSVSATPYPNPAANLLRVPVRKGVQGDVTIEVYDLAGKLVISEKQTIGNEALRVNVASIANGAYVFNLTFADGSKDTFKVSVNR